The region AAAAACGTGAAGATACGCACCGTATGGCTGATGCCAACCGCGCGTTCTCGCATTACCGCTGGTAACACTAGTTCAAGGGGTTGAGCCCCTGATGGAGAATTGAAAATGGCACGCGAGTATCCGCTAGAGCGTTACCGCAATATCGGCATCATGGCCCACATCGATGCTGGTAAAACCACGACTACCGAACGTATCCTTTACTACACCGGCAAGTCTTACAAGATCGGCGAAGTGCATGATGGCGCTGCGACGATGGACTGGATGGAGCAGGAGCAGGAGCGCGGCATCACGATCACGTCTGCTGCGACGACTACGTTCTGGACCGCCGAAGATGCGACCATGGATCCGATGTCGGACCCGGAAGCGCTGCGCGCAAACATGCCGAAGCACCGCATCAACATCATCGACACACCAGGCCACGTTGACTTCACGATTGAAGTTGAACGTTCGCTGCGGGTGCTCGACGGTGCAGTGGCTGTGTTTGACGGTGTTGCCGGCGTTGAGCCGCAATCCGAAACCGTATGGCGTCAGGCTGACAAATACGGCGTTCCGCGGATGTGTTTCATCAACAAGCTCGACCGTACCGGCGCAGACTTTTATTACTGCGTACAGTCGATCATCGATCGTCTGGGTGCGAACCCGCTGGTGCTTTACCTGCCGATCGGCGCGGAAAGCGATCTCAAGGGTGTCGTAGACCTCGTCAACATGCGCGGCATCGTATGGCAGGCCGAAGATCTGGGCGCGAAGTACGAATTCGTCGAAATTCCTGCCGATCTTGCTGACAAGGCTGCTGAGTATCGCGAAAAGCTCGTTGAAACTGCGGTCGAGCAGGACGATGACGTGATGGAAGCTTACCTTGAGGGTAACGAGCCTGACGCGGCAACGCTGAAGCGCCTTATCCGCAAGGGCACTATGGACCGTGCATTCGTTCCGGTTCTGTGTGGTTCGGCGTTCAAGAACAAGGGCGTACAGCCGCTGCTCGACGCAGTGGTTGACTACATGCCTTCGCCGCTCGATGTTCCTGCGATCAAGGGCGTTCTGCCTGACAGCGATGTCGAAGAATCACGTCCGTCGGATGACAACGCGCCATTCTCGGCACTGGCGTTCAAGATCATGAACGATCCATTCGTTGGCTCGCTGACCTTCACCCGCATCTATTCCGGCAAGCTCTCCAAGGGCACAGTCCTCAACAGTGTTAAGGACAAGAAGGAAAAGATCGGCCGTATGCTGCTGATGCACTCCAACAATCGCGAAGATATCGAGGAAGCGTTTGCAGGCGACATCGTGGCGCTTGCCGGCATGAAGGACACCACAACCGGTGACACGCTGTGCGATTCATCCAAGCCGATCATTCTTGAGCGGATGGAGTTCCCGGAACCGGTGATCGAACTGTCGGTGGAACCGAAGACGAAGGCTGACCAGGAAAAGATGGGCGTAGCGCTCAACCGTCTGGCTGCTGAAGATCCAAGCTTCCGCGTGACGACTGACCACGAAAGCGGTCAGACGATCATCAAGGGCATGGGCGAACTTCACCTCGACATTCTTGTTGACCGCATGAAGCGCGAATTCAAGGTTGAGGCCAACGTTGGTGCACCGCAGGTGGCCTATCGTGAATCGCTCGGCCGTGAAGTCGAAGTTGACTACACTCACAAGAAACAGTCGGGTGGTTCCGGTCAGTTCGGTCGTGCCAAGGTTGTCGTCACCCCGGGTGAACGCGGCCAGGGCATCCTGTTCGAAGACGAGATCAAGGGCGGTAACATCCCGCGCGAATATATCCCGGCTCTTGAGAAGGGTATGCGCGAGCAAGCTGAAAGTGGTCACCTGGTCGGCTTCCCGATCATCGACTTCACGATCCGCCTGACCGATGGTGCTTACCACGATGTCGACTCTTCGGCGATCGCGTTCGAAATCTGCGGACGCGGTGCAATGCGCGAAGTGGCCAGCAAGGCCGGTATCAAGCTGCTTGAGCCGGTCATGAAGGTTGAAGTCGTGACACCGGAAGACTACCTCGGGGATGTAATCGGCGACTTGAACAGCCGCCGTGGTCAGATCCAGGGAACCGACACTCGCGGCAACGCGCAGGCGGTTGAAGCATTCGTTCCGCTGGCCAACATGTTCGGTTACGTCAACGAGCTGCGTTCGTTCACACAGGGCCGCGCCCAGTACACGATGCAGTTCAGCCACTATGACGAAGTTCCGGCAAGTGTTGCACAGGAAGTCAAGGAGAAGCTTGCGTAAGCGAGCGACACAGTCTAGGGGCGGCGCCTGATTCAGCGGGTGCCGCCTTCTCCCGCAGAAATTCAATTTTAGCAGAGGTTATTTGAGAAATGGCTAAGGAAAAATTTGAGCGCAATAAGCCGCACTGCAACATCGGCACCATCGGCCACGTTGACCACGGCAAAACCACGCTGACAGCGGCAATCACCAAGGTGATGGCTGAATCTTACGGCGGTGCAGCAGTCGATTTCGCAAACATCGACAAAGCCCCCGAAGAGCGCGAGCGCGGCATCACTATCTCGACCGCACACGTCGAATACGAAACCGAAGCTCGTCACTACGCACACGTCGACTGCCCAGGTCACGCTGACTATGTTAAGAACATGATCACCGGTGCTGCGCAGATGGACGGCGCGATCCTGGTTGTGAACGCAGCTGACGGCCCGATGCCGCAAACGCGTGAGCACATCCTGCTTGCTCGTCAGGTCGGCGTGCCAGCTCTGGTTGTATACATGAACAAGGTTGACCAGGTTGACGACGAGGAAATCCTCGAACTCGTCGAATTGGAGATTCGCGAATTGCTGAGCGCGTACGACTTTGACGGCGACAATATCGCAATCGTCAAGGGTTCGGCTCTGGCGGCTCTCGAAGGTCGTGACGACGAAATCGGCAAGAACTCGATCCTCGAGCTGATGAAGGCCGTTGACGAGCACATCCCGCAGCCCGACCGTCCGGTTGATCAGGACTTCCTGATGCCGATCGAAGACGTGTTCTCGATCTCTGGTCGTGGTACGGTTGTTACCGGCCGCGTTGAGACCGGCGTTGTGAACGTTGGCGACGAAGTTGAAATCGTTGGTATCAAGGACACCACGAAGACGACTGTTACCGGCGTTGAAATGTTCCGTAAGCTGCTTGATCGCGGTGAAGCTGGCGACAACATCGGTGCGCTGATCCGCGGCGTTGGCCGTGAAGAAGTTGAGCGTGGCCAGGTTCTGGCGAAGCCAGGTTCTGTGAACCCGCACACCGAGTTCTCTGCAGAAGTTTACGTTCTGTCGAAAGACGAGGGTGGCCGTCACACGCCGTTCTTCGCGAACTACCGTCCGCAGTTCTACTTCCGTACAACTGACGTGACCGGCGAAGTGATCCTTCCTGAAGGCACTGAAATGGTCATGCCTGGCGATAACGTATCGATCAACGTCAAGCTGATCGCACCGATCGCTATGGACGAAGGTCTGCGTTTCGCTATCCGCGAAGGTGGCCGCACTGTTGGTTCAGGCGTTGTAGCCAAGATCACCAAGTAAGCCGCTGCTCCATTAAAGGAGCTTAGCAAATTCGGGGGCTGGATCGCGAAAGTGATCCGGCCCCTAATTTATGAAAGGCCCTTTTCACCGCACCTGCGGGGAACAGGGTTGATCGGCAGGCATATTTTTAGGGCATTCGGGGTTGCCAGAATCCTGTGCTCCCGATATAGGCCCGCCAACTCCAACGGAGATTCGTTTCCGTTGTAACGAAAATTGTAGAGGTCGCCTGCGGAAGGAAGCGGAAGCAGGGCGGGCCTTTTTTGTTTTGAGAGGTGGAAACACCTCTTTGGCTCTTTCGCATTGGTATAGGTAATGGAAGCACAAAATATCCGTATTCGCCTTAAGGCGTTCGACCACCGCGTTCTTGACCAGGCAACTGGCGAGATTGCAGAAACAGCACGTCGTACGGGTGCTCTTATTCGTGGCCCCATTCCCATGCCGACGCGTATCGAGAAGTTCACCGTGAACCGTGGCCCGCACGTCGACAAGAAGTCGCGCGAGCAGTTCGAGGTGCGCACTTACAAGCGGTTGCTCGACATCGTGCAGCCGAACGCACAGACGGTCGACGCGCTGATGAAGCTCGATCTGGCCGCTGGCGTAAACGTAGAGATCAAACTGGCTTAAGCCATCTGATCCGGGTCCGTCGGTAGGGACCTTAAACCCACCGAGAAATTCGGGGCTCCAACGGCCCCGCTGATCTGCCCAGACTGATGGGCGTATCAGCAAGACATTGGGATACCGCCGGACATGTCCGGGTCTGCGTCCCCCGTCTAGCTTCCCGAGCCAACCGGCATGGGTGGCACTCAGCCCGGACGGGGCGATGCACAACAATTTGGGCTGACAAGCACCTCGGGATGGGCCCGTTGTGCCTCTGTGTTAGGAGTTTTGACGATGCGCACAGGCGTGATCGCAAAGAAAGTCGGGATGACCCGCCTGTTCCAGGAGGACGGACGTCACGTACCTGTGACTGTTCTGTCTTTGGAAGACTGTCAGGTTGTCTCACACCGCACCGCAGAAACGGACGGCTATTTTGCTGTTCAGCTGGGTGCAGGTGAAGCGAAACAGAAAAATGTAGCCAAGCCGCAGCGCGAGCACTTCGCGAAGGCCCAAGTCGGTCTGAAGAAGCGCGTTGCCGAGTTCCGCGTTGAGAGCGAAGACGGTCTTGTACCGGTCGGCGCCACAATCAGCGCAGAGCATTTTGTGGCTGGCCAAAAGGTCGACATCACCGGGCATACCCAGGGTAAGGGTTTTGCTGGCGCCATGAAGCGCTGGGGCTTCGGTGGTCTTCGTGCAACGCACGGTGTCTCGCTCTCTCACCGTTCGCACGGTTCGACGGGTAACCGTCAGGATCCGGGCCGCGTGTTCAAGGGCAAGAAGATGGCTGGTCACATGGGTGACCGTCAGCGGACGCAGCAGAACCTCGAAGTGGTTCGCACCGACGCTGATCGTGGTCTCATCTTCGTGAAGGGTTCGGTCCCTGGTTCGAAGAAT is a window of Altererythrobacter rubellus DNA encoding:
- the rplC gene encoding 50S ribosomal protein L3; translation: MRTGVIAKKVGMTRLFQEDGRHVPVTVLSLEDCQVVSHRTAETDGYFAVQLGAGEAKQKNVAKPQREHFAKAQVGLKKRVAEFRVESEDGLVPVGATISAEHFVAGQKVDITGHTQGKGFAGAMKRWGFGGLRATHGVSLSHRSHGSTGNRQDPGRVFKGKKMAGHMGDRQRTQQNLEVVRTDADRGLIFVKGSVPGSKNGWLLVRDAVKLALPDDLPFPGAIIDTNAPAPEAEAPAVEEQQVDAVAAEEAAAPAEAPAVAPAETPAAVGDAPSSDENKEG
- the rpsJ gene encoding 30S ribosomal protein S10, which translates into the protein MEAQNIRIRLKAFDHRVLDQATGEIAETARRTGALIRGPIPMPTRIEKFTVNRGPHVDKKSREQFEVRTYKRLLDIVQPNAQTVDALMKLDLAAGVNVEIKLA
- the fusA gene encoding elongation factor G gives rise to the protein MAREYPLERYRNIGIMAHIDAGKTTTTERILYYTGKSYKIGEVHDGAATMDWMEQEQERGITITSAATTTFWTAEDATMDPMSDPEALRANMPKHRINIIDTPGHVDFTIEVERSLRVLDGAVAVFDGVAGVEPQSETVWRQADKYGVPRMCFINKLDRTGADFYYCVQSIIDRLGANPLVLYLPIGAESDLKGVVDLVNMRGIVWQAEDLGAKYEFVEIPADLADKAAEYREKLVETAVEQDDDVMEAYLEGNEPDAATLKRLIRKGTMDRAFVPVLCGSAFKNKGVQPLLDAVVDYMPSPLDVPAIKGVLPDSDVEESRPSDDNAPFSALAFKIMNDPFVGSLTFTRIYSGKLSKGTVLNSVKDKKEKIGRMLLMHSNNREDIEEAFAGDIVALAGMKDTTTGDTLCDSSKPIILERMEFPEPVIELSVEPKTKADQEKMGVALNRLAAEDPSFRVTTDHESGQTIIKGMGELHLDILVDRMKREFKVEANVGAPQVAYRESLGREVEVDYTHKKQSGGSGQFGRAKVVVTPGERGQGILFEDEIKGGNIPREYIPALEKGMREQAESGHLVGFPIIDFTIRLTDGAYHDVDSSAIAFEICGRGAMREVASKAGIKLLEPVMKVEVVTPEDYLGDVIGDLNSRRGQIQGTDTRGNAQAVEAFVPLANMFGYVNELRSFTQGRAQYTMQFSHYDEVPASVAQEVKEKLA
- the tuf gene encoding elongation factor Tu; amino-acid sequence: MAKEKFERNKPHCNIGTIGHVDHGKTTLTAAITKVMAESYGGAAVDFANIDKAPEERERGITISTAHVEYETEARHYAHVDCPGHADYVKNMITGAAQMDGAILVVNAADGPMPQTREHILLARQVGVPALVVYMNKVDQVDDEEILELVELEIRELLSAYDFDGDNIAIVKGSALAALEGRDDEIGKNSILELMKAVDEHIPQPDRPVDQDFLMPIEDVFSISGRGTVVTGRVETGVVNVGDEVEIVGIKDTTKTTVTGVEMFRKLLDRGEAGDNIGALIRGVGREEVERGQVLAKPGSVNPHTEFSAEVYVLSKDEGGRHTPFFANYRPQFYFRTTDVTGEVILPEGTEMVMPGDNVSINVKLIAPIAMDEGLRFAIREGGRTVGSGVVAKITK